In Corynebacterium ulcerans, one genomic interval encodes:
- a CDS encoding helix-turn-helix domain-containing protein, whose product MEIFTVVQVTQKEQVSPTTVYQAIYRGDLVPMGRTGNGLRAHYRFTEQNIADWLGGTTAAA is encoded by the coding sequence ATGGAAATTTTTACCGTCGTGCAAGTTACGCAAAAGGAACAGGTTTCACCAACTACGGTTTACCAGGCGATTTACCGTGGCGATCTGGTTCCCATGGGGCGCACCGGCAACGGGCTACGTGCTCATTACCGCTTCACTGAGCAGAACATCGCCGACTGGCTCGGTGGCACCACTGCTGCTGCATAA
- a CDS encoding antA/AntB antirepressor family protein encodes MSDLIPLTNNDGIQAVMGRDLHRFLEVGAEYRHWFPRMIAYGFEEGKDYTVKNDRVQDSLGYEREATNHILTMDTAKELSMVQNNAKGREARQYFFECEKRVAAVPQLTGAQLMAKALLEAESTMKELEDRATTAEAII; translated from the coding sequence ATGTCAGACTTAATTCCATTGACCAACAACGACGGCATCCAAGCTGTCATGGGACGCGACCTACATCGATTCTTGGAAGTTGGTGCCGAATATCGTCACTGGTTCCCTCGCATGATCGCGTATGGCTTTGAAGAGGGGAAAGACTACACGGTCAAAAATGACCGGGTACAAGATTCCCTAGGGTACGAGCGTGAAGCTACTAATCATATTCTCACGATGGATACGGCGAAAGAGCTATCCATGGTGCAGAACAATGCCAAGGGACGCGAAGCCCGCCAGTATTTTTTTGAGTGCGAGAAGCGGGTGGCAGCTGTGCCGCAGTTAACTGGTGCGCAGCTCATGGCTAAGGCGCTGCTTGAAGCTGAGTCGACGATGAAAGAGCTGGAGGACCGTGCGACTACGGCAGAAGCAATCATATAA
- a CDS encoding ImmA/IrrE family metallo-endopeptidase, with translation MCRPYAHELGHAHHNDPPGHTGFREQRANRFAARLLISPVEYATAETIYGPHPARLAHELGVTVEIIEAWQQLPQQASA, from the coding sequence ATGTGCAGACCCTATGCTCACGAGCTCGGACACGCACACCACAATGACCCTCCAGGGCACACCGGATTCCGGGAGCAGCGAGCCAACCGCTTCGCAGCCCGGCTCCTCATCTCCCCCGTTGAGTACGCTACAGCAGAGACGATCTACGGCCCGCACCCAGCACGCCTAGCCCACGAGCTCGGCGTCACCGTCGAAATCATCGAAGCCTGGCAACAGCTACCACAACAAGCCTCAGCATGA
- a CDS encoding Arm DNA-binding domain-containing protein, which yields MASIKKYDTAKGTAWRVQYRSPDGKSRTKQGFRTKTEAQQWADKNATTITEGSWINPQHGKITVSELATLWWAGRQHLKTSTLDRDRPIRARVVEQWGGWQVGAIRTSNIQTWVSGMGKSGSTVRNVHNVLSQILDVAVADGLILTNPAHGVKLPRKSAPVKVFLTPKQLSTLTPKQLSTLTPKQLSTLATAAGDTRRDRVAIVWVLGTVGLRWGELAGLKVEDIDFDRARITV from the coding sequence ATGGCCTCCATCAAAAAATACGACACAGCAAAAGGCACCGCGTGGCGGGTACAGTACCGCAGCCCCGACGGAAAATCACGCACCAAGCAAGGCTTCCGCACCAAAACAGAAGCCCAACAATGGGCAGATAAGAACGCCACAACGATCACCGAGGGGTCATGGATCAACCCACAACACGGGAAAATCACAGTGTCGGAATTAGCCACTTTGTGGTGGGCAGGCAGGCAACACCTCAAGACCTCCACCCTTGATCGTGACAGGCCTATCCGCGCCCGCGTTGTCGAGCAGTGGGGAGGCTGGCAGGTCGGCGCGATTCGCACCTCCAACATTCAGACGTGGGTATCTGGCATGGGCAAATCAGGATCCACGGTCCGCAATGTCCATAATGTGCTTTCCCAAATCCTTGACGTGGCTGTAGCGGATGGGCTTATCCTTACCAATCCTGCGCACGGGGTGAAGCTCCCACGGAAGAGCGCGCCTGTAAAAGTTTTCCTCACCCCTAAGCAGCTCTCCACCCTCACCCCTAAGCAGCTCTCCACCCTCACCCCTAAGCAGCTCTCCACCCTCGCCACGGCTGCGGGTGATACTAGGAGGGATCGTGTGGCCATCGTGTGGGTTTTGGGAACCGTGGGGCTGCGTTGGGGCGAGCTGGCCGGGCTGAAAGTCGAAGATATTGATTTTGACCGTGCTCGAATCACGGTGTAG
- a CDS encoding tyrosine-type recombinase/integrase, whose amino-acid sequence MASAPKTHERREVSLSLPVSRMLHEQCRGKTPDAWVFTWANGEPLRPVNSTTGWFRAAVEKAREEDPHFPSLTPHGLRHVAAGLLVSAGANVEVVQKQLGHASAAMTLDTYAALFDDDLDSVGETLGGILADVVGLSWDRENRA is encoded by the coding sequence GTGGCATCGGCACCTAAGACGCATGAGCGCCGTGAGGTTTCTTTGAGCCTGCCGGTCTCACGCATGCTGCACGAGCAATGCCGAGGGAAGACCCCGGACGCGTGGGTTTTTACGTGGGCTAATGGCGAACCCCTGCGCCCTGTAAATTCTACGACCGGCTGGTTTCGTGCAGCGGTTGAGAAAGCTCGGGAAGAAGATCCTCATTTTCCGAGCCTTACCCCTCATGGGCTTAGGCATGTGGCGGCGGGGCTTTTGGTGAGTGCGGGCGCGAATGTGGAGGTGGTTCAGAAGCAGTTGGGGCATGCTTCGGCTGCGATGACGTTGGATACGTATGCGGCGCTGTTTGATGATGATCTGGATTCTGTCGGTGAGACGTTGGGGGGAATTTTGGCGGATGTCGTGGGGTTGTCGTGGGATCGTGAGAACCGCGCGTGA
- a CDS encoding DsbA family protein: MSSASSVKRVKNPTEKSNGFLWAILALLVVVIAVVAFIVIQGRGAQADKFADRERESVSFGGAVTDNAIQLKAANAKSDAKKIDLYEDYSCSHCAELGKATDKPMKEAIEKGEIVVNLRFLNFLDRGNEDGSSSKGGAAALAIANAGEWEAYWNYRTLLMEEQNSIYGQWNNDDFANAAKNVGASDEVVQKIREGAEKQHFLDAAKANTEKLEKDSGKVSSPRVFIDGKEVTESINTWITQATS; this comes from the coding sequence GTGAGTAGTGCATCCTCCGTGAAAAGGGTTAAAAACCCTACTGAGAAGTCCAATGGTTTCCTCTGGGCTATCCTGGCGCTTCTGGTAGTGGTCATCGCTGTGGTCGCTTTTATTGTGATCCAAGGTCGAGGCGCTCAGGCAGATAAATTTGCAGATCGCGAACGTGAGTCAGTCTCTTTCGGCGGTGCAGTAACGGACAACGCGATCCAGTTGAAAGCGGCAAACGCAAAGTCTGATGCCAAGAAGATTGATCTCTACGAGGATTACTCCTGCTCCCACTGTGCTGAGCTAGGAAAAGCAACAGACAAGCCGATGAAGGAAGCCATTGAAAAAGGCGAAATCGTGGTTAACCTGCGATTCCTTAACTTCCTCGATCGCGGAAACGAAGACGGCAGCTCCAGCAAAGGCGGCGCGGCTGCGCTAGCCATTGCTAACGCTGGTGAGTGGGAAGCCTACTGGAACTACCGCACGCTGCTCATGGAAGAACAGAACAGCATCTACGGACAGTGGAACAACGACGACTTTGCCAACGCAGCCAAGAACGTCGGCGCATCCGATGAAGTAGTACAGAAGATTCGTGAGGGCGCTGAAAAGCAGCACTTCCTTGACGCTGCTAAGGCTAATACTGAGAAGCTAGAGAAGGACAGCGGAAAAGTTTCCTCACCGCGCGTCTTTATCGACGGCAAGGAAGTCACCGAGAGCATTAATACCTGGATTACCCAGGCTACTTCCTAA
- a CDS encoding DoxX family protein has protein sequence MRRSRKTMALDAMSFFARFFMAYIWISAGISKTGSHLETAQSVKAYEIFSDTWANWISIIIGPLEIAGGVLLLLGIFLRKASWVSTFVMVLFIVGLSQAWARGLSIDCGCFGPQGITENTAVDYAKVIARDIVFVVLSLWTVYRPFKKWALYA, from the coding sequence ATGAGGCGTTCCAGAAAGACTATGGCGTTAGATGCCATGAGCTTCTTCGCGCGCTTCTTTATGGCTTATATCTGGATCTCGGCGGGTATCTCTAAAACCGGATCGCATCTAGAGACAGCGCAATCGGTAAAAGCGTATGAGATTTTTAGCGATACGTGGGCTAACTGGATTTCCATAATTATCGGCCCGTTGGAGATCGCCGGCGGTGTTTTGCTGCTGCTGGGAATATTCCTACGCAAGGCAAGCTGGGTCTCCACCTTTGTCATGGTGTTGTTCATCGTTGGACTTTCCCAAGCGTGGGCCCGGGGGCTTAGCATCGACTGTGGTTGTTTTGGTCCACAGGGAATTACAGAAAACACCGCTGTTGATTACGCAAAAGTGATAGCTAGAGACATCGTCTTTGTCGTGCTGTCGCTTTGGACGGTGTACCGCCCCTTTAAAAAGTGGGCCCTGTACGCATAA
- the pgm gene encoding phosphoglucomutase (alpha-D-glucose-1,6-bisphosphate-dependent) → MAHERAGQLAQPEDLIDIAEVVTAYYTRRPDVDNPDQQVSFGTSGHRGSSLDTAFNEQHILAITQAIVEYRRSNNIDGPLFIGRDPHALSEPAMISALEVLLANDVTVLVDDRGRYTPTPAVSHAILTYNAGTQAQRADGIVITPSHNPPRDGGFKYNPPNGGPADTDATDWIANRANQLLREGLSGVQRTSVQGVLDPRAHAYNFLDSYVADLPNVVNIAAIRDSGLRIGADPMGGASVDYWGAIAEHHKLNMTVTNPLVDATWRFMTLDTDGKIRMDCSSPDSMASLVSNRDRFDISTGNDADADRHGIVTPDAGLMNPNHYLAVAIDYLFTHRPEWSTNIAVGKTLVSSSMIDRVVSGLGRKLIEVPVGFKWFVSGLVDGSVGFGGEESAGASFLRHDATVWSTDKDGLILNLLAAEIAAVTGKSPSQRYAELAQTYGAPVYARIDAPANREQKVTLKGLSPEAVVATELAGEAITAKLTHAPCNGAALGGLKVTTDNAWFAARPSGTEQKYKIYAESFLGEAHLQQVQREAQELVDGILRA, encoded by the coding sequence ATGGCACACGAACGTGCAGGTCAGTTGGCCCAGCCCGAAGATCTTATTGATATTGCAGAAGTGGTGACTGCGTATTACACGCGTCGTCCCGATGTAGATAACCCTGACCAGCAGGTATCTTTTGGAACGTCCGGGCATCGTGGTTCCTCTTTGGACACCGCGTTTAATGAGCAGCATATCCTTGCGATTACGCAGGCCATTGTGGAATATCGGCGGAGCAACAACATTGATGGCCCGCTTTTTATCGGTCGCGACCCGCATGCGCTCAGCGAGCCGGCGATGATCTCCGCCCTTGAAGTATTGCTGGCCAACGATGTGACTGTGCTTGTCGACGACCGCGGCCGCTACACACCAACGCCCGCAGTGTCGCATGCGATCCTTACCTATAACGCGGGCACCCAGGCACAGCGTGCCGACGGAATCGTGATTACGCCCTCACATAATCCGCCACGCGACGGTGGTTTTAAGTACAACCCTCCTAATGGCGGACCTGCGGACACAGATGCCACAGACTGGATTGCCAACCGGGCGAATCAACTGCTCCGCGAGGGCTTGAGCGGAGTTCAGCGGACCTCTGTACAAGGTGTCCTTGACCCGCGAGCCCACGCATACAATTTCCTAGATTCTTATGTTGCGGATCTGCCAAACGTGGTCAATATCGCAGCCATAAGAGACTCCGGGTTGCGTATCGGCGCAGACCCTATGGGCGGGGCATCCGTGGACTATTGGGGTGCGATAGCTGAGCACCACAAGCTCAATATGACGGTTACTAACCCGCTTGTCGATGCCACCTGGCGTTTTATGACCCTAGACACCGACGGAAAAATCCGAATGGACTGCTCCTCGCCTGACTCTATGGCCTCGCTAGTGAGCAACCGAGACAGGTTTGACATATCTACTGGTAACGACGCCGATGCAGACAGACACGGGATAGTCACCCCAGACGCCGGCCTGATGAACCCCAATCACTATCTGGCGGTAGCCATCGATTATCTGTTTACGCATCGCCCCGAATGGTCTACCAACATTGCCGTGGGCAAGACGCTTGTCTCGTCTTCGATGATTGACCGGGTGGTCAGTGGCCTGGGTCGCAAGCTCATCGAGGTGCCCGTAGGCTTCAAGTGGTTTGTGTCTGGCCTTGTGGACGGCTCCGTGGGGTTTGGTGGCGAGGAATCCGCAGGGGCATCGTTTTTGCGTCACGATGCAACCGTGTGGTCTACCGACAAAGACGGACTTATCCTCAACCTTCTCGCTGCGGAAATAGCTGCGGTGACCGGGAAGAGTCCGTCGCAACGCTATGCGGAACTAGCACAGACCTACGGCGCCCCTGTTTACGCGCGTATCGACGCCCCCGCCAACCGCGAACAAAAAGTAACGTTGAAAGGGCTTTCTCCGGAGGCCGTCGTGGCTACCGAGCTAGCGGGTGAAGCCATTACCGCGAAACTTACCCATGCGCCCTGCAATGGCGCGGCACTTGGTGGGCTTAAAGTGACTACCGACAACGCCTGGTTTGCTGCGCGGCCTTCAGGAACAGAGCAGAAGTACAAAATTTATGCTGAGTCCTTCCTCGGAGAAGCACACCTACAGCAGGTGCAACGGGAGGCACAAGAGCTTGTGGATGGGATACTCCGAGCTTAA
- a CDS encoding fluoride efflux transporter family protein, with product MDRVPLSVIVGSGAALGATARFLITSQVSLIDAPSTIVLINIVGATLMGYFRPRPFWGTGFLGGFTSFSAFALYLATPQLNGFSAAGVFLATVFGCIAGWLLGNALTRRRPLVP from the coding sequence ATGGATAGAGTCCCTCTCTCGGTGATCGTTGGAAGCGGCGCAGCCCTCGGCGCCACCGCGCGTTTCCTCATCACCAGTCAGGTATCGCTTATCGACGCCCCCTCCACCATCGTCCTCATCAATATCGTGGGAGCAACTCTCATGGGGTATTTCCGGCCGCGCCCTTTCTGGGGAACCGGATTTCTCGGAGGCTTCACTAGTTTCTCCGCCTTCGCGCTCTACCTAGCAACGCCTCAGCTCAACGGATTTTCTGCGGCTGGCGTCTTCCTCGCTACCGTCTTCGGATGCATCGCCGGATGGCTCCTGGGCAACGCTCTTACACGCAGAAGGCCACTCGTCCCATGA
- a CDS encoding FluC/FEX family fluoride channel, whose amino-acid sequence MTLYALGAVLLGGFCGGVCRFWLGKLGPYRGTLVANVAACALIAWLWRSALPQELMVFVGTGLAGALSTWSTLAQELGTDIVQGRWAAALVYLAATCALGIGSAGLIMHL is encoded by the coding sequence ATGACGCTCTACGCACTAGGAGCTGTACTGCTCGGTGGGTTTTGCGGCGGGGTCTGCCGTTTCTGGTTAGGAAAACTGGGGCCCTACCGAGGAACCTTAGTGGCCAACGTTGCTGCCTGTGCGTTGATCGCTTGGCTATGGCGGAGCGCACTCCCCCAAGAACTTATGGTGTTTGTAGGTACTGGACTCGCAGGCGCTTTATCCACTTGGTCGACTCTGGCACAAGAGTTGGGAACAGATATTGTCCAAGGTCGCTGGGCAGCCGCTCTTGTATACCTGGCGGCAACCTGTGCACTTGGCATCGGCAGCGCTGGTCTCATCATGCACCTATAG